A section of the Deinococcus cellulosilyticus NBRC 106333 = KACC 11606 genome encodes:
- a CDS encoding M23 family metallopeptidase, with the protein MEKVTQPGKPDLLPVTRIVFPVRNATISTIFLDPKYFDGTYGAALKGQWHTGWDLNWGTGDQDLGRPVYCVGGGVVVFAGQGAGQSWGNIVVVKHNIGGKTRWTRYAHLQDIQCKVGQTLQAGQQLGTIGKGYHNKWVAHLHFDIFQEKPLTWSHWPGGNKTAVLQYYIDPQQFFTTLKAVQP; encoded by the coding sequence GTGGAAAAAGTGACCCAACCCGGCAAACCTGACCTTCTCCCTGTGACCCGAATTGTGTTCCCAGTGCGGAACGCAACGATCAGCACGATATTCCTGGACCCCAAGTACTTTGACGGTACCTATGGGGCCGCTCTGAAAGGCCAATGGCACACAGGGTGGGATCTCAATTGGGGGACTGGGGATCAGGATCTGGGTCGCCCGGTTTACTGCGTGGGTGGTGGTGTCGTTGTTTTCGCAGGTCAAGGTGCAGGCCAGTCCTGGGGAAACATTGTGGTGGTCAAACACAACATTGGCGGCAAAACCCGCTGGACCCGCTATGCACACCTGCAGGATATTCAATGCAAGGTCGGGCAGACCCTGCAGGCAGGTCAGCAGCTTGGAACGATTGGCAAGGGCTACCACAACAAGTGGGTGGCACATCTGCATTTCGACATCTTCCAGGAAAAGCCATTGACCTGGTCACACTGGCCCGGTGGCAACAAGACAGCAGTGTTGCAGTACTACATTGACCCACAACAGTTTTTCACCACACTAAAGGCGGTACAACCATGA
- a CDS encoding helix-turn-helix domain-containing protein, which produces MLPEILQIGSKIKAKRAERGWSTYDLAEKAFQRRERAADVTRWENGTLIPSLKNLVHLCRAFNCQLSDLLFVTSNSKE; this is translated from the coding sequence ATGCTTCCAGAGATTCTGCAGATTGGAAGCAAGATCAAAGCCAAGCGTGCCGAGCGCGGTTGGAGTACTTATGATCTTGCTGAAAAGGCGTTTCAGCGTAGAGAAAGAGCAGCAGATGTCACCAGGTGGGAGAACGGTACGCTGATCCCCTCGCTGAAAAACCTGGTCCATCTCTGCAGAGCGTTCAATTGTCAGCTTTCGGACTTGTTATTTGTAACAAGTAACAGCAAGGAGTGA
- a CDS encoding helix-turn-helix domain-containing protein, producing the protein MITLDGLTADRILPTERGLEFMPKQFIDAKVAGEFIRQKREALGLTQRQLVEQTSLPDPEYLSNFERGIRHVGRSYKHFTSIAEALRLSPEEMIYLNPNLERVLKTNEHAGNLVIVNVNKETKGQIVLLPSQNAELVIDRSSRTGVLLFKIGDEFWIIDSDSPLCPDKEKTFGEIKSINFS; encoded by the coding sequence ATGATTACACTCGATGGCCTTACCGCAGACAGAATATTGCCCACTGAGAGAGGGTTAGAGTTCATGCCCAAGCAATTTATTGACGCAAAGGTTGCAGGAGAATTTATAAGGCAAAAACGTGAAGCCCTAGGTCTCACTCAGCGGCAGCTGGTAGAGCAGACTTCACTTCCTGACCCAGAATATTTATCGAATTTTGAGCGTGGAATTCGCCATGTAGGACGCAGCTACAAGCACTTTACTAGCATCGCAGAAGCACTGCGCCTTTCTCCAGAAGAGATGATCTATTTAAATCCCAACCTGGAGCGTGTTCTCAAGACCAATGAGCATGCTGGCAACCTAGTAATTGTTAATGTAAATAAAGAAACAAAAGGACAAATTGTCCTTTTGCCATCTCAGAATGCTGAACTGGTTATAGATAGAAGTAGCAGAACAGGCGTACTCCTGTTTAAAATTGGAGATGAGTTCTGGATCATTGATTCAGATAGTCCGCTGTGCCCAGATAAAGAAAAAACCTTCGGAGAAATCAAATCAATTAATTTCTCTTGA
- a CDS encoding recombinase family protein encodes MRAAIYLRVSTEIQTTRYGLDAQKADCEAYIKQQGYQLVATFSDAITGTSMQRPGLQSLLSRQDEFDLVVIPDVDRLARAVPAAYALRDQLLAAGLEVHGARDGRYDPDDESKELAFGFKAILASNERKRIVRRLISGRAAKVARGEFAKPIDAYGWSAGKINPVEAEHVRWIYSMALRMGGRQIIDRLELAGVLSPEGESRWHVSSLNRLLRNPLYRGEYHFKIPGGTQHVLPCDAIVKPEIWWAVQAAVKTRKSNGNARGNRTDRFPLTGNIKCDVCQHAMTGLEDARVRKDGTRLLYYTCGHSKHTRKRECGHSTHYPAADIHETVWTMLRALVERPEHVISTHIRIQTPEFPEPDLEAAKAELKRRWDRAYAAYEKGIISLDDLEAKKRDLDQAREALQARTTPKLTLDVVDWAARLRALLQSDTSLTNIVKEQGIFVMVNTSGKVFLEVRQLDKMPVE; translated from the coding sequence ATGCGTGCGGCCATCTACCTTCGGGTCTCCACAGAGATCCAGACCACCCGTTATGGCCTCGACGCACAGAAGGCTGACTGTGAGGCCTACATCAAGCAGCAGGGCTATCAACTGGTGGCCACCTTCAGTGATGCGATCACCGGCACCAGCATGCAGCGTCCGGGACTCCAGTCCCTGCTGTCCCGTCAGGATGAGTTTGACCTGGTGGTGATCCCGGATGTGGACCGACTGGCCAGGGCTGTCCCTGCAGCTTATGCCCTGCGTGATCAGCTGCTTGCTGCAGGCCTGGAGGTGCACGGGGCCAGAGACGGACGCTACGATCCAGACGACGAAAGCAAGGAACTGGCTTTCGGTTTCAAGGCGATTCTGGCCAGCAATGAACGCAAGCGCATTGTGCGCCGGTTGATCTCCGGACGTGCGGCAAAGGTGGCCAGGGGCGAATTTGCCAAGCCAATAGATGCCTACGGATGGTCTGCAGGAAAGATCAACCCGGTGGAAGCTGAGCATGTGCGCTGGATCTACAGCATGGCCCTCCGGATGGGGGGCAGGCAGATCATTGACCGGCTGGAATTGGCAGGGGTCCTCTCTCCGGAAGGGGAAAGCAGATGGCATGTGTCATCTCTGAACCGACTGCTGAGAAATCCCCTGTACCGTGGGGAATACCACTTCAAGATCCCTGGAGGGACACAGCACGTCCTGCCCTGTGACGCGATCGTCAAGCCTGAGATCTGGTGGGCTGTGCAGGCTGCAGTCAAAACCCGCAAGTCAAATGGCAATGCCAGAGGCAACAGGACCGACCGCTTTCCCCTGACAGGAAACATTAAGTGTGATGTGTGTCAGCACGCCATGACCGGCCTGGAAGACGCACGTGTGAGGAAGGACGGCACGCGACTGCTCTATTACACCTGTGGCCACAGCAAGCACACCCGGAAACGCGAATGTGGCCACAGCACCCACTACCCTGCTGCAGACATCCATGAAACAGTCTGGACCATGCTCAGGGCCCTGGTGGAACGTCCTGAGCATGTGATCAGCACCCACATCAGAATCCAGACTCCGGAGTTCCCAGAGCCCGACCTGGAAGCTGCAAAGGCAGAACTCAAACGCAGATGGGACAGGGCCTATGCTGCATATGAAAAGGGCATCATCAGCCTGGACGACCTGGAAGCCAAAAAGAGAGACCTCGACCAGGCGCGTGAGGCCCTGCAGGCACGCACCACCCCCAAACTCACCCTCGATGTTGTGGACTGGGCCGCAAGACTCAGGGCCCTGCTGCAAAGTGACACCAGTCTGACCAATATTGTGAAAGAGCAAGGCATCTTTGTCATGGTCAATACGTCTGGGAAGGTGTTTTTGGAAGTCAGGCAGCTGGATAAAATGCCAGTGGAATAA
- the proS gene encoding proline--tRNA ligase: MSQDKKAQQFGVTPQSVDFNEWYNEVITKADLADYSPVRGSMVVKPYGHALWERIVRWLDDKFKETGHESLLFPTLIPMGFITKEADHVEGFAPELFTVTKIGTEVLEEPYVMRPTSETIIGHMWSQWLNSYRDLPYLHYQWGSVFRAELRTKPFLRTAEFFWHEGHTAHETEQEARNEVQQMLNIYHVFCRDILALPVVRGKKTASERFAGAVDTFSIEGMMRDGKALQSGTSHYLGQNFAKAFEVKFQGRDQKEHYVHTTSWAISSRIIGALIMTHGDDKGLQMPPNIAPIQVVIVPVTRKDNTEQMFEAADQIADELKALGVRVKVDKREGLSNGFKYNDWELKGVPVRLEVGPRDLEQGVLVVKNRTHGDKEILPREEVISGMPARLQEIQQFLFKRAEDFLLENTVPVDTFEQFKTEIDNNKWVLAHHCADAACEASIKEETRATTRNEPLSEGEYFNQESTGTCVKCGKPSGYSKRILFGRQY; this comes from the coding sequence ATGAGTCAGGACAAGAAAGCCCAACAGTTTGGCGTCACCCCACAGAGTGTGGATTTTAACGAGTGGTACAACGAGGTCATCACCAAAGCCGACCTTGCCGATTACAGCCCTGTGCGTGGCAGCATGGTGGTCAAGCCTTATGGACACGCCCTCTGGGAGCGCATTGTGCGCTGGCTGGATGACAAATTCAAAGAGACCGGCCACGAGAGCCTGCTCTTCCCCACCCTGATCCCCATGGGTTTCATCACCAAAGAGGCCGACCATGTGGAAGGCTTTGCCCCCGAGCTTTTCACCGTGACCAAGATTGGCACGGAAGTGCTCGAAGAGCCTTATGTCATGCGTCCCACCAGTGAGACCATCATCGGGCACATGTGGTCCCAGTGGCTGAACTCCTACAGGGATCTGCCTTACCTGCACTACCAGTGGGGCAGCGTGTTCCGTGCAGAGCTGCGCACCAAGCCTTTCCTGCGCACCGCTGAATTCTTCTGGCATGAGGGGCACACCGCCCACGAAACCGAGCAGGAAGCCCGGAATGAAGTGCAACAGATGCTGAACATCTACCATGTCTTCTGCCGGGACATTCTGGCCCTGCCTGTGGTGCGAGGCAAGAAAACTGCTTCAGAGCGTTTCGCGGGTGCTGTGGACACCTTCTCCATCGAGGGCATGATGCGCGACGGTAAGGCCCTGCAGAGCGGGACCTCCCACTACCTGGGCCAGAACTTCGCAAAAGCCTTCGAGGTGAAATTCCAGGGCCGCGACCAGAAGGAGCACTACGTGCACACCACCTCCTGGGCGATCTCAAGCCGCATCATCGGTGCCCTGATCATGACCCACGGGGACGACAAGGGCCTGCAGATGCCCCCCAACATCGCCCCCATTCAGGTGGTGATTGTGCCCGTGACCCGCAAGGACAACACCGAGCAGATGTTCGAGGCTGCAGACCAGATTGCCGATGAACTGAAAGCTCTGGGTGTCCGGGTGAAGGTGGACAAGCGCGAAGGCCTCTCCAATGGCTTCAAGTACAACGACTGGGAGCTCAAAGGGGTGCCTGTGCGTCTGGAAGTTGGTCCCCGCGATCTGGAGCAGGGTGTGCTGGTGGTCAAGAACCGCACCCACGGTGACAAGGAAATCCTGCCCCGGGAAGAGGTCATCTCCGGCATGCCTGCAAGGCTGCAGGAGATCCAGCAGTTCCTGTTCAAACGTGCCGAGGACTTCCTGCTGGAGAACACGGTTCCAGTGGACACCTTCGAGCAGTTCAAGACCGAAATTGACAACAACAAGTGGGTGCTGGCCCACCACTGCGCCGATGCTGCCTGCGAGGCCAGCATCAAGGAAGAAACCAGAGCCACCACCCGCAACGAACCCCTCTCAGAAGGCGAGTACTTCAATCAGGAGAGCACCGGAACCTGCGTGAAGTGCGGCAAACCCTCGGGTTACAGCAAGCGCATCCTGTTTGGCCGTCAGTACTGA